gcagcggagtgtgaatgtaactcgttcacctaaaaaacataaaacaaatagaaattagttagccgagctacggtacctctgattccgcaaaacagatacgtaggcagcagggtagggcccgtgcgagtataactctttcttttccctacatttgcatgcattttagtccagattagcacagttttcttacacacccatagttttagacacaagcgtggataccatcaagtacgatgggcgtgaggggtgctaacaccttcccctcgcgtaaccgactcccttaccttttttctttggtcgtgagaccgttgttttatttttgtggtttgctggcatccccttccttttcaggataaatatgttagtggcgactctgttaattttcgcggtagcgacacaatcctccgttgttcaaaggcacgcatgatcctgaaggtgctcagaaatggatAAAAgaaatcgagaggattttcagagtcatcgattgtgctgagaatctgaaggtgaggtatggtacacaTATGTTGTTCGAAGAAGCTGATAATTGGTGGATGTTgaccagagctgaactggatgctgatggttTAGATATTTCTTGGACTGTGTTCAAAAGGGAGTTTTTAGGAAGGTACTTCCCTGAGGACGTAAGAGGCACGAAGGAAGTTAAATTTTTGGACTTGATGGAGGGTGAGATAGTAGAGTTCTTGAAGGAGAGAAAAGAATGGTGGCAGCTTTGGTTCAGTTCTATCAAACTATGGAACCCGTCTGATGTAGATTATGAGAGATTGACATGGATCAGGGTCATTGGTGTTCCTTGCCACGCATGGGGGGGAGAGATTCTTCAAGTTGTTAGTTGACTCGTTTGGTTGCTTTGTCAAAAGTGATGAAGGTACTACTCTTAAAACCAGGATGGATGTTGCACGCATATATATAAGAACCAGTAGTTTCGCTTTGCTGGATGATCGCGTAAAGGTGGAGATTGACGGTTCGGTTTATACTATTGCCATCTTGGAAGATATTGACTGGGTGAAACCTAAGACTTTTGAGTCGAGAGATAGGGATGGTGAGGAATCTGAACCGTCTCAGTCGGAGGAGGAGGAGTTTGCGGTGGGGGATGGTGGGGAGGAGCATGCGGCGCCGTTTGACCTTTCGATTGCTGGAAGCAGCGATGGGACGGGTGACACTAGTTCCTCTGTAGCAGAAAGAAACCTAGGTGTTGACAGCAACCTTTCTCCTAAAAGTTCTCAGCTTCAGCCTAGTGTGAAAAAGGTGGTTTTTGACTCTTCTGATAGGGTTTGTTGTGATTCATCCGAGGCAGTTTTGTCCAAAGCATTTAATGATGATGTGGCTTGTGAGGACCTTAGTCGTGTGGGGGATTCACTTGAGAAAGCTTTTTGCAACGTGGGGCCTCCTATAAGCAATGGACCAAATACAAAGCTAAATGGGCCAGTAACTGTTATAGAGGAGTTGGGCCAAAAGGAACAGGATGGGCCCATATCTTTTGATACGGCATGTAGAGATTTACTGTCCAAATCCAATTTTTCTCCACCGAGGCATAATAGGAAAAAGTCTGTGAAATTAAAGAAGGTTGCTGAGTTGGGAAACGAGGTAGACGCGGCTCCATCCTACTTTGCGTGCATCGCGCCCAGAAAGTGTGCTTCAAAGGAGTCGATGGCCGGTGGTTCTTCTGCGAGTGTGGTTGACTATTCTATCTCGTCAGGTGAGTTCTCTCCTTCTATTAATCCTGGGGATTCTGATATTGGTCGTTGCAACGATAGAATACGAGGGAATTCTCAGATTGGTATCAGGGTGTGGGATTCTTTTCTGGTTTGGGAGTAGTCAGCTCTAAGAAGAATTCTGATGTTGTTAATTTAATCAATGCGTTAGAATTAAGAGATAAGGAGGGAATTTCTGGTGTGAAGGCGATAACATCTGTGGTTCCATGAATTTGTTATCCTTTAATTTGAGGGGTGGAGGACTGTCTTCCAAAAGGAAGAGAGTCAGTTTTCTAATTCATTCTAACAAGATTGATATTTGCTTTCTTCAAGAAAATAAGATCATTGCTTTTGATGAGTTCTTGGCGCGAGATTTCTAGGGTTCTATGGATGTTGAGTGGACGGCTTGTAACTCTGTTGGAGCGGCGGGGGGCATGGTAATTTTGTGGAGGAGAGGTTCTCTTTCTCTAAACTATAGTTTTGTGGGCAAAGGTTTTGTGGgaattaatattgattggaaggGTGTAGGGTACAATTTGGTGAATGTCTATGCGGCGTGTAATAGGGCGGAGAGGCTCTGTACTTGGAATTATATCTTATCCTGAAAGGATCTAGAAGGGGGAGGAATGGTGTATGGTGGGAGATTTCAATGAAGTTTTGAGGAAGGAAGAAAGAATTGGTGAGGGAGTTCCTAGATTTACTAAAGGTATGGAGGAGTTTAGAAGTTTTGTGAATAGTATGGAGTTGATCGATTTAAATTGCGTTGGAGGTAAATTCACATGGTTTAAAGATAACGGTAAAGCTTTTAGTAGGATAGATAGATTTCTTCTTTCTAAAAAGCTAATTGAGGATTGGGAGGTTTGTGACCAAAGGATTGACAAAAGAGACTTTTCGGACCACGCTCCTATTCGGTTAGGTGTGGGGAAGCTTGATTGGGGACCGAAACCGTTTAGGTTCAATAATGCTTGGTTTAAACATGAAGGTGTCAAGGTTTTTGTGGAGATGGAATGGAAGAAGTTGTTTGTAACGGGAAGGGGTGATTTTGTGCTCTATGAGAAATTGAAGAGTTTTAAAGAGAATCTCAAAGGGTGGAATAGGGAGATTTTTGGGTGGGTTGACCTTAAGATGGAGGAGGCAAGGGATAGCATAAACATGTGGGATAAGGTGTTAGAGGAGAAGATGGGAGGTGATAACGAAGTGGTGGTTCAATCTAGAAGAAATGCGTCGGTCGACCTTTGGAGCGGTATGCATTTAAAAGAATGTATGCTTAGACTTAAGTCGCGCAACCTTTGGTTGAAGGAGGGGGATAGGAACactaatttttttcataattccaTTAAAGAGAGACAAAGACGCAACGCTATTACTTCGTTGGAAGGAGAGGAGGGTAGAGTCGAAGGAGTTACAAACATCAAAGAGGAGattcatggttgactttgataGACCGGTTCCGGAAGGCCTTTGTTTCAAGCGGTTGGAGGGTGATGATGTGGTTTGGATGGAGCGGGAATTTTCCGAAGTTGAGATCAAGGAGGCGGTATGGTCTTGTGATGGTGATAAAAGTCCCAGTCCGGATGGATATTCGTTGGAGTTCTTTAAGCTTAATTGGGAGATTTTGAAGGAGGATGTGTTCAAGTGTGTTAGGGATTTTCATGAAAAAGGGAAACTTACCAAAGCTTGTACGTCTTCCTTTATTACTCTTGTCCCTAAAACCAAGAATCCTCAATCTTTGAAGGAATATCATCCCATTTGTTTGGTGgatagctgtcataccccaaaatttacccggtaCGAGTCACATCTGTTGATTTATTAAAggtgttaaaaattaggagccacaGGGTTTAATacatctattattaaactcgatctcttataaaactCCCTTATAATATGTTTAAAATAGAACGGAGGTGGGAATAGCAAATATATAAGCTCAAATGTTTGGGTCCATCTATCTCATTCTAAGGTTTTCTATATACTATGTGTATCATTTTCTAATTTTCACTATTTATCTCATTCTTATCAtgttttattatcattattgggattattattattttaattaggggGTTCAACTACATGGGCTAGTCATTCTTATACCAAGATTGTTCATAGATTATTGTCAATCATTGAGAattaactattaatattattattattttgatattattattaatagattaattattaggattattatcaATATTGATTAAGTTAATGGGTT
This region of Vicia villosa cultivar HV-30 ecotype Madison, WI unplaced genomic scaffold, Vvil1.0 ctg.001596F_1_1, whole genome shotgun sequence genomic DNA includes:
- the LOC131635939 gene encoding uncharacterized protein LOC131635939 is translated as MVGDFNEVLRKEERIGEGVPRFTKGMEEFRSFVNSMELIDLNCVGGKFTWFKDNGKAFSRIDRFLLSKKLIEDWEVCDQRIDKRDFSDHAPIRLGVGKLDWGPKPFRFNNAWFKHEGVKVFVEMEWKKLFVTGRGDFVLYEKLKSFKENLKGWNREIFGWVDLKMEEARDSINMWDKVLEEKMGGDNEVRDKDATLLLRWKERRVESKELQTSKRRFMVDFDRPVPEGLCFKRLEGDDVVWMEREFSEVEIKEAVWSCDGDKSPSPDGYSLEFFKLNWEILKEDVFKCVRDFHEKGKLTKACAGKRVEMSDLAKALEVPVADLEANHKTDGGIQGIKRTYLEAQAMSYAQKKQ